One Nicotiana sylvestris chromosome 12, ASM39365v2, whole genome shotgun sequence genomic window carries:
- the LOC104249606 gene encoding nicotianamine synthase-like, which produces MVCQSNPVVEQVCELYEKISKLESLNPSKDVNMLFTELVNTCMPPNPIDVSKLCQKIQEIRSHLIKLCGEAEGLLESHYSKILGSYKNPLHHLNIFPYFDNYIKLSLLEFNILTKQTAITPARIAFVGSGPLPLTSLVLATKHLKSTYFDNYDIDSAANSMASRLVASDPDLSQRMAFLSIDIMDVTYALKEYNVVFLAALVGMDKEEKIKVINHLAKYMAPGATLMLRSAHGARAFLYPVVNSRDLKGFEVLSIYHPTDEVINSVVIARKLPLQPLDQGFGSIVLPSKCACAEIHSFNPINKMNMIEELSLEEQLS; this is translated from the coding sequence ATGGTTTGCCAAAGCAATCCAGTGGTGGAACAAGTCTGCGAATTGTACGAAAAGATCTCCAAATTGGAAAGCCTGAATCCATCCAAGGATGTCAACATGCTGTTCACAGAGCTTGTGAATACGTGCATGCCACCAAATCCCATTGATGTTTCTAAGCTCTGTCAAAAGATTCAAGAAATTAGGTCTCATCTCATCAAGCTCTGTGGTGAAGCTGAAGGACTTCTTGAAAGTCATTATTCCAAGATTCTTGGCTCTTATAAAAACCCTCTTCACCATCTTAACATTTTCCCATATTTCGACAATTACATCAAACTAAGCTTGCTTGAGTTCAACATCCTCACCAAACAAACAGCCATAACCCCGGCCCGAATCGCCTTCGTGGGATCAGGGCCTCTCCCTCTCACTTCTCTCGTTTTAGCTACCAAACACCTTAAGAGTACCTACTTTGACAATTATGATATTGACTCTGCGGCCAATTCCATGGCGTCCCGCCTCGTGGCATCCGACCCTGACTTGTCCCAGAGGATGGCTTTTCTCTCGATAGATATCATGGATGTAACGTATGCCTTGAAGGAATATAATGTTGTCTTCTTGGCGGCCCTCGTGGGGATGGACAAGGAAGAAAAGATTAAGGTTATTAATCATTTGGCTAAGTATATGGCTCCCGGAGCAACACTGATGCTAAGAAGTGCACATGGTGCACGCGCTTTTCTCTACCCTGTCGTCAATTCTCGTGATCTCAAAGGCTTCGAGGTTTTATCTATCTACCATCCAACAGACGAGGTTATTAACTCTGTGGTTATTGCTCGTAAGTTGCCGCTGCAGCCACTTGATCAAGGATTTGGGTCCATTGTGCTTCCGAGCAAATGTGCTTGTGCTGAGATTCATTCGTTCAATCCTATCAATAAAATGAACATGATTGAAGAATTGTCACTAGAGGAGCAACTTTCCTGA